The proteins below come from a single Bacteroidota bacterium genomic window:
- a CDS encoding helix-turn-helix transcriptional regulator, which yields MTSNQTVSALIKGKRKQLKITQPELANKAGVGLRFIREMEQGKSSLRMDKVNQVLLLFGMELGPVPLNRKKLTDEKS from the coding sequence ATGACATCAAATCAAACAGTATCTGCTTTAATAAAAGGTAAACGGAAACAACTAAAGATAACTCAGCCGGAGCTCGCAAATAAGGCGGGTGTGGGGCTGCGGTTTATCCGTGAAATGGAGCAGGGGAAGAGTTCGCTTCGCATGGATAAAGTAAATCAGGTACTCCTGTTATTTGGTATGGAGCTGGGGCCTGTTCCTTTAAACAGAAAAAAACTGACCGATGAGAAGAGCTGA
- a CDS encoding SBBP repeat-containing protein, translating to MKRVNSILSSALMIIFSIISTFSFGQSPKTWEWANSIVGTNKNFPYAMETDKDGNSYIAGGFNDTLKVENKVMISHGPYDIYLIKYNTLGHIVWAKQFGGKDSEEPYGIALDKAGNIYMAGYFSGTTNFSGVVLTSSGDRDFFVAKFDKNGIPVWVKQGGGTLEDFATSVAVDNGGNVFITGIFKGSMTLGNSHYISKGDRDIFLIKYNSNGDILWSATGGGTMADEANAIATDTKGNCYITGDFEGTAEFGKKTIAGLGGKDIFVAKFSADGRIEWLKRGGSATGDDHAAAIAVDTSDNVYVTGYFSGLADFGKTTLKNMGADDIFLVKYDRNGEEIWAKQTGGKGGEQARAMKLDKLGNIYVSGEFNVDFMLGENKIKSIGDWDILIIKYNNSGEISGGTQIGGSGYDRNFGIGLDALSDIYISGYFSKAISIGSTSLKSIDADDGFIAKLKNF from the coding sequence ATGAAAAGGGTAAATTCAATTCTCAGTTCCGCACTGATGATAATTTTTTCAATAATTTCCACTTTTTCGTTCGGTCAAAGCCCAAAAACATGGGAATGGGCAAATAGTATTGTGGGTACAAATAAAAATTTTCCTTACGCGATGGAAACTGATAAGGATGGCAACAGCTACATTGCAGGCGGCTTTAATGATACCCTGAAGGTGGAAAATAAAGTCATGATTAGTCACGGACCTTACGATATCTATCTAATTAAATACAACACCCTTGGACACATTGTTTGGGCAAAACAGTTCGGAGGTAAAGACTCTGAAGAGCCTTATGGGATTGCACTGGATAAGGCAGGAAATATTTATATGGCGGGTTATTTTTCAGGGACTACAAATTTTTCCGGTGTCGTGCTAACAAGCAGTGGAGACAGAGATTTCTTTGTCGCGAAGTTTGATAAAAATGGAATTCCTGTATGGGTAAAACAAGGTGGAGGAACTTTGGAAGATTTTGCCACTTCTGTTGCCGTTGATAATGGAGGAAATGTTTTTATTACCGGTATCTTTAAGGGAAGTATGACACTTGGAAATTCCCACTATATTTCAAAAGGAGACCGAGACATATTCTTGATTAAATATAATAGCAACGGAGACATTCTTTGGTCGGCCACAGGAGGCGGAACCATGGCTGATGAGGCAAATGCAATAGCTACCGATACCAAAGGCAATTGCTACATCACCGGAGATTTTGAAGGAACAGCCGAATTCGGAAAAAAAACAATAGCCGGCCTGGGCGGGAAAGATATCTTCGTTGCGAAATTCAGTGCTGACGGACGTATTGAATGGTTGAAACGAGGTGGAAGTGCAACAGGTGATGATCACGCTGCTGCAATTGCGGTGGATACTTCAGACAATGTTTACGTTACAGGATATTTTTCGGGGCTCGCTGATTTCGGAAAAACAACTTTGAAAAATATGGGCGCTGACGACATTTTTCTTGTTAAGTATGACCGGAACGGAGAGGAAATCTGGGCAAAGCAAACCGGCGGAAAAGGTGGTGAACAAGCCAGAGCAATGAAACTGGATAAACTGGGTAATATCTATGTTTCCGGAGAGTTCAATGTGGATTTTATGCTTGGTGAAAATAAAATCAAAAGCATAGGCGATTGGGATATCCTTATTATAAAGTATAATAATTCGGGCGAAATATCAGGGGGAACTCAAATCGGCGGAAGCGGTTATGACCGTAACTTTGGTATTGGACTTGATGCTTTATCTGATATTTATATTTCAGGTTATTTTAGTAAAGCTATTTCTATTGGCTCTACCAGTCTAAAGTCAATCGATGCCGACGATGGCTTCATTGCCAAGCTTAAAAACTTTTAA
- a CDS encoding cold shock domain-containing protein, producing MYKGTVKFFNDSKGFGFIKDENSAKEYFVHSNGLKEPIKENDEVTFDLEEGKKGLNAVNVKLA from the coding sequence ATGTACAAAGGAACCGTAAAATTTTTTAATGATTCGAAAGGATTCGGATTTATTAAAGACGAAAATTCAGCAAAAGAGTATTTTGTCCATTCAAACGGATTAAAAGAACCCATCAAAGAAAATGATGAAGTAACTTTTGACCTCGAAGAAGGTAAAAAAGGATTAAATGCTGTAAATGTTAAACTGGCATAG
- a CDS encoding HipA domain-containing protein, with protein sequence MKSNRCLYCYNALNESDVMFHPACSKKIFGKAEPPELLYSERELLELGLQVVRSQSAVTGAQPKLSLDLLKGEGAGAPLRLTIVGVHGKYILKPQTDAFPFLPEIEDLTMHLAEIAGIATVPHSLIQMKSGRLAYITKRIDRTGKEKIHMEDMCQLTERLTEHKYQGSQEQIGKAIMEFSVNPGLDLVNFYEQVLFCFLTGNADMHLKNFSLINRTETGTVLTPAYDMVSTALVMPDDKEELGLTLNGKKKKIKLSDFMKAMTNSGIPEKAQINIVDKMETSLPAIIDFVKKSFLPSVMQEKYKAIIVARARQLHLQVN encoded by the coding sequence ATGAAATCAAATAGATGTTTATATTGCTATAATGCCCTTAATGAAAGCGACGTTATGTTTCACCCGGCTTGTAGTAAAAAAATATTTGGAAAAGCTGAGCCCCCTGAATTACTGTATTCTGAAAGGGAATTATTGGAGTTGGGTTTACAGGTGGTGAGAAGCCAGTCTGCTGTTACTGGGGCGCAGCCAAAACTTTCACTTGACCTCCTTAAAGGAGAAGGTGCTGGTGCTCCTTTGCGGCTTACAATTGTGGGTGTGCATGGGAAATACATATTGAAACCACAAACCGATGCATTCCCATTTCTGCCGGAAATTGAGGACCTGACAATGCATCTGGCTGAAATAGCCGGAATAGCTACCGTTCCTCACTCACTTATACAAATGAAATCAGGGAGATTGGCTTATATTACTAAACGTATAGACAGAACCGGTAAGGAAAAAATACACATGGAAGACATGTGCCAGCTGACAGAACGCTTGACAGAGCACAAGTACCAAGGATCCCAGGAACAGATAGGAAAAGCGATAATGGAATTTTCAGTTAATCCCGGCCTTGATCTTGTGAACTTTTATGAGCAGGTATTATTTTGTTTCCTGACAGGAAACGCTGATATGCACCTGAAGAACTTCTCGTTGATTAACCGCACTGAAACCGGTACAGTGCTAACACCTGCTTATGACATGGTTTCCACTGCTCTTGTTATGCCTGATGATAAAGAGGAGCTTGGGCTTACATTAAACGGTAAAAAGAAAAAGATAAAACTGAGTGATTTTATGAAAGCTATGACAAATAGTGGAATCCCGGAGAAGGCACAAATAAATATTGTAGATAAAATGGAAACTTCACTTCCTGCAATTATTGATTTTGTTAAAAAAAGTTTTCTTCCATCAGTTATGCAAGAAAAGTATAAAGCTATTATTGTGGCTAGGGCAAGGCAGTTGCATTTACAAGTAAATTAG
- a CDS encoding AAA family ATPase: protein METPFVFGKIASEKNFTDRKDETGRLISNFTSQINTILISPRRWGKSSLVSKAAQLAAKKDKTLRFCFIDLYNVRTEEQFYQLLAYEVLRASSSKWEELMGTAKKFMGRLVPKITFNPDPNNEFSLGFDWAEVKKQPDEILNLAENISKAKKLKFIICIDEFQNISGLGDSLIIQKKLRANWQKHKRTTYCLYGSKRHMLMEVFTSSEMPFYKFGDIIFLQKIAEEELVSFIISRFTSTGKKISAENAGFITKMTECHPYYVQQLAQQAWLRSEKICTTNTVNEAHENLVQQLDFLFQTITDELSNTQVNFLKALLLETIQFSSQKSLHEFQLGTSANVLRIKQALANKEIIDISGSSITFLDPMYKYWLKKIYFKF from the coding sequence ATGGAAACACCTTTTGTTTTTGGCAAAATCGCTTCAGAGAAGAACTTCACTGACAGGAAAGATGAAACAGGGAGATTGATTTCAAACTTCACATCTCAAATTAACACAATACTTATTTCACCTCGGCGCTGGGGAAAATCTTCGCTGGTCAGCAAAGCGGCACAACTGGCAGCAAAAAAAGACAAAACATTACGATTTTGTTTTATCGATCTGTATAATGTTCGCACAGAGGAGCAATTTTATCAGTTGCTGGCTTATGAAGTCTTGCGCGCTTCATCTTCAAAATGGGAAGAGCTGATGGGAACAGCGAAAAAATTTATGGGAAGACTTGTGCCTAAAATTACATTTAACCCCGACCCTAACAATGAATTTTCTCTAGGCTTTGATTGGGCTGAAGTAAAAAAACAACCTGACGAAATCCTTAATTTGGCGGAAAACATTTCAAAAGCCAAAAAGTTAAAATTTATTATCTGCATTGATGAGTTTCAAAACATTTCGGGATTAGGCGATTCATTGATTATTCAGAAGAAACTTCGTGCAAACTGGCAGAAACATAAACGTACGACTTATTGCTTGTATGGAAGTAAAAGGCACATGCTAATGGAAGTATTTACATCTTCCGAAATGCCATTTTACAAGTTTGGAGATATTATATTTCTTCAAAAAATTGCTGAGGAGGAACTTGTAAGTTTTATTATCTCTCGCTTTACAAGTACCGGAAAAAAAATAAGTGCAGAAAATGCCGGATTTATTACAAAAATGACCGAATGTCATCCATATTACGTTCAGCAATTAGCGCAACAGGCGTGGCTAAGAAGCGAAAAAATATGCACAACCAATACAGTAAATGAAGCTCATGAAAATCTGGTACAACAACTTGATTTCTTATTTCAAACTATTACCGACGAACTCAGTAATACCCAAGTTAACTTTTTAAAAGCGTTGCTGTTGGAGACTATTCAATTTAGCTCCCAAAAAAGCCTGCATGAATTTCAGTTAGGGACCTCTGCTAACGTATTAAGAATCAAGCAAGCACTTGCGAACAAAGAAATTATTGACATTTCCGGAAGTTCTATAACTTTCCTCGATCCGATGTATAAATATTGGCTTAAAAAGATCTATTTTAAGTTCTGA
- a CDS encoding SBBP repeat-containing protein — protein sequence MKRIFLSAIVFVFVLSGTVNVWAQAPDWLWSTNAGYNSYDESLSIDYDHHGNCYVVGYYNTYIYNLPHSNGPDGFIAKYNLAGTLIYTAAISDTGRERITNIAFDKLGNYYIVGTFDGPKLELCNESFVNAANNATDIFIAKFDSTDQCIWARHAGGTDDEMPTGLAVDSIGNCYITGSFNSPSISFGAFPLINSGGGNSDLFIAKYDSAGTALWARSADGTVGSAETSKSIAIDKTGNCYITGSTNADSLWFDTFLLKKVTNFNMYFAKFAPDGSALWAIRSAGTGDSQGNTVTVDGESNCYLAGSFKNNITFGDTTLTSAGYRDVFIVKYDADTNVQWARAAGGSADDEGSVVATDKLGYSYLTGYFKSDSISFGTWPLANNGSGFSDIFITEYEPNGTIAWAKSIGGATNDTPNDIAPDESRNFIIAASFGSTAITIGDTTLYNAGTVDVLVAKSGNTPASGIAEAVAQSGTIIYPNPASDFIVVSSDQNSTIEIMNMQGQVIKTVNSKMGETRISVSEFPAGIYLVNIRNDNSFQTFKLIKL from the coding sequence ATGAAGAGAATCTTTTTGAGTGCCATAGTTTTTGTATTCGTCTTGTCAGGAACTGTAAACGTATGGGCACAGGCACCGGACTGGCTTTGGTCTACAAACGCAGGCTATAATAGTTATGACGAATCCCTTTCCATTGATTATGATCATCACGGAAATTGCTATGTGGTGGGTTATTACAATACCTATATTTATAATTTGCCGCATTCGAATGGTCCGGATGGATTTATTGCGAAATATAACCTGGCGGGTACCTTGATTTACACAGCCGCCATCAGCGATACAGGAAGAGAGCGTATTACCAATATTGCATTTGATAAATTGGGAAACTATTATATAGTAGGTACATTTGACGGGCCCAAACTCGAGTTGTGCAATGAAAGTTTTGTCAATGCTGCAAATAATGCTACCGATATATTTATTGCGAAATTTGATTCAACAGACCAGTGTATCTGGGCACGGCATGCAGGAGGCACTGACGACGAAATGCCAACCGGTTTGGCTGTGGATTCGATTGGTAACTGTTATATTACCGGAAGTTTCAACAGCCCCTCTATTTCTTTTGGGGCCTTCCCTCTGATTAATTCGGGTGGGGGAAATTCCGATTTATTTATTGCTAAATATGATTCTGCAGGCACTGCGCTTTGGGCGAGGTCTGCCGACGGAACCGTTGGCAGTGCCGAAACATCGAAATCGATTGCCATTGATAAAACGGGCAATTGTTACATTACCGGCAGTACGAATGCCGATTCATTATGGTTTGATACTTTTCTATTAAAAAAAGTTACCAATTTCAATATGTACTTTGCGAAATTTGCACCTGACGGAAGTGCGTTATGGGCCATTCGCTCTGCCGGAACAGGCGATTCTCAAGGAAATACAGTGACTGTTGACGGTGAATCTAATTGTTATCTGGCAGGCTCATTTAAAAACAATATTACTTTTGGCGATACCACCTTGACCAGTGCAGGATACAGAGATGTATTTATTGTAAAATATGATGCTGATACCAACGTGCAATGGGCACGCGCTGCAGGCGGTTCTGCCGATGATGAAGGCAGTGTGGTCGCTACCGATAAGTTGGGCTATAGTTATCTCACGGGTTATTTTAAAAGCGATTCCATCAGTTTCGGAACATGGCCGCTTGCTAATAATGGCAGTGGTTTCAGCGATATTTTCATCACTGAATATGAACCCAATGGTACTATTGCCTGGGCAAAGTCAATAGGGGGTGCCACGAATGATACACCAAACGATATTGCGCCGGACGAATCACGCAATTTTATTATTGCTGCAAGTTTTGGCAGTACAGCTATTACAATTGGTGATACAACCTTATACAATGCAGGAACCGTTGATGTACTTGTTGCAAAATCGGGCAACACCCCGGCTTCAGGCATTGCGGAAGCTGTGGCCCAGTCCGGCACCATCATTTATCCCAATCCTGCCAGTGATTTCATAGTGGTCAGTTCAGATCAAAATTCAACAATTGAGATTATGAATATGCAGGGACAGGTCATCAAAACAGTTAATTCGAAAATGGGCGAAACGCGCATCAGCGTAAGCGAATTTCCTGCTGGAATTTATTTGGTGAATATCAGGAATGACAATTCATTTCAGACATTTAAGCTGATTAAGCTATAG
- a CDS encoding aldehyde ferredoxin oxidoreductase family protein, with protein MGYGFHGKVIKINLTEKKTEVISIAEDDIKKFFLGSGLAAKFLYYDYDNTVSPLDPENPLLFFSGLFTGGILPGTSKLSVCSKSPLTGIWNEATVGGHWPAEFRKTGYDGIIITGKSKDKTYLNITRDKVEFRSAEHLWGTLTYDIDTLLRPEIEKNAKIAVIGPAGENLLGISIIVFDPPITRVAARSGIGAVMGSKNLKAIVVCGEVDSKVKIAHPEELKQQLKLDIPEINNFTQGLKNFGTSGGVEAVELYGDLPIKNWQLGAWKEGAEKVCGQAMQPEMLDKHYSCHACPIRCGKIYKNEKLKTYGHGPEYETIGTLGSLCLNDDPEYIVLGNEWCNKYGMDTISAGNCAGFAIEAYEKGIIGKKDTGGIELKWDGKSMLAMIHKMGKNEDIGRIIGMGIKRAAEVLGHNSEEFAVHTKGLEYPAHDPRGHVSMALNYATAVRGACHLEGLTYFLDRGIPAADLGYITPENPHISEGKPPIVVDMQNYMSVFNPLGMCKFLFIGRVGPKKVSEWLHLVCDWNLSQEDVMITGERLFNLKRLYNAKLGISRKDDNLPPRLFAEAKPDGSAKGVLPNLGTMLYEYYNLRGWSQEGIPGKEKTAQLGLLATK; from the coding sequence ATGGGTTATGGTTTTCACGGTAAGGTTATAAAGATAAATTTGACTGAGAAAAAAACAGAAGTAATAAGCATCGCGGAAGATGATATTAAAAAATTCTTTTTGGGTTCGGGGCTTGCGGCTAAATTTCTGTATTATGATTACGACAATACGGTCAGCCCTCTGGATCCGGAAAATCCGCTATTATTTTTCTCAGGTCTGTTTACGGGTGGCATACTGCCCGGTACATCCAAGCTATCGGTTTGCTCTAAGTCGCCGCTCACAGGCATCTGGAATGAAGCAACAGTAGGCGGTCACTGGCCTGCAGAGTTCCGAAAGACGGGTTACGACGGTATCATTATCACCGGGAAATCGAAGGATAAAACCTACCTGAATATCACCCGTGACAAGGTAGAGTTTCGCTCAGCCGAACACTTGTGGGGCACGCTGACTTATGATATCGATACTCTATTACGTCCTGAAATCGAGAAAAACGCTAAAATAGCTGTAATTGGACCGGCCGGTGAGAATTTGCTCGGTATCTCCATCATCGTTTTTGATCCTCCGATAACCCGGGTTGCAGCCCGTTCGGGAATTGGTGCCGTTATGGGCTCCAAAAATCTGAAAGCCATTGTTGTTTGCGGTGAGGTGGATTCAAAAGTAAAAATTGCGCATCCCGAAGAATTGAAACAGCAGCTGAAACTTGATATTCCTGAAATCAATAATTTCACTCAGGGCTTGAAGAATTTTGGTACATCTGGAGGCGTTGAAGCAGTAGAATTATATGGCGACCTCCCGATAAAAAACTGGCAGCTCGGCGCCTGGAAAGAAGGTGCTGAAAAAGTGTGCGGTCAAGCAATGCAACCCGAAATGCTTGATAAACATTACTCATGCCACGCCTGCCCTATCCGCTGTGGCAAAATCTACAAAAATGAGAAGTTGAAAACCTACGGGCACGGACCGGAATATGAAACCATAGGAACCCTTGGCTCACTCTGCCTGAACGATGATCCTGAATATATTGTGCTTGGGAATGAATGGTGTAACAAATATGGCATGGACACTATTTCGGCAGGCAATTGCGCCGGTTTTGCTATTGAAGCCTATGAAAAAGGAATCATCGGTAAAAAAGATACGGGTGGCATAGAACTGAAATGGGACGGAAAAAGCATGCTCGCGATGATTCATAAAATGGGCAAAAATGAAGATATCGGACGCATTATTGGCATGGGTATAAAACGTGCGGCTGAAGTGCTGGGCCATAATTCTGAAGAATTTGCGGTTCATACCAAAGGACTGGAATATCCGGCGCACGATCCGCGTGGACATGTGAGTATGGCGCTGAATTATGCAACAGCCGTGCGCGGTGCCTGCCATCTTGAAGGACTTACGTATTTTCTTGACCGTGGCATACCCGCCGCAGATCTTGGATATATTACGCCTGAAAATCCTCATATTTCAGAAGGCAAACCACCCATTGTTGTCGATATGCAGAATTATATGAGCGTGTTCAATCCGCTGGGCATGTGCAAGTTTTTATTCATAGGGCGCGTTGGTCCGAAAAAGGTGAGCGAATGGCTGCACCTTGTCTGCGACTGGAATTTGAGTCAGGAGGATGTAATGATTACGGGTGAGCGGTTATTCAACCTTAAACGGCTTTATAATGCCAAACTCGGCATCAGCCGTAAAGATGATAATCTCCCACCCCGATTGTTTGCCGAAGCAAAACCCGATGGCTCTGCAAAAGGCGTGTTACCCAATCTCGGCACCATGCTCTATGAATACTATAATCTGAGAGGATGGTCACAGGAAGGAATTCCGGGGAAAGAAAAAACGGCTCAACTGGGATTGTTGGCGACAAAATAG
- a CDS encoding WG repeat-containing protein — translation MRKTALVIAIMAVTLCAAFGQQKYDNTGPLSALRNGWALVKLDGLLGFINSEGAEVVKPQYDAISMFGQNRNGWAMVKKDGFFGFINSEGIEIVKPQYDKISKFSEARNGWAMVKKDGLSGFITSEGVEIVKPQFDRIFSFGALHADWALVEVDGLFGFINTEGAEVVKPQYEKITGGAVLQGLSNGKWVEIKH, via the coding sequence ATGCGTAAAACAGCATTGGTTATTGCAATCATGGCGGTTACTCTTTGTGCTGCCTTCGGACAACAAAAATATGACAATACCGGTCCATTGAGCGCGTTGCGCAACGGATGGGCGTTGGTGAAGCTCGACGGATTACTGGGCTTTATTAATAGTGAAGGCGCCGAGGTTGTAAAACCGCAGTACGATGCAATTTCAATGTTTGGCCAGAATCGCAACGGTTGGGCTATGGTGAAAAAAGACGGATTCTTTGGTTTTATCAATAGCGAAGGAATTGAAATAGTGAAGCCTCAATACGATAAAATTTCCAAGTTCAGCGAAGCGCGTAACGGTTGGGCCATGGTTAAAAAAGACGGACTCTCGGGGTTTATCACAAGCGAAGGCGTTGAGATTGTAAAACCACAATTTGACAGAATTTTTTCATTTGGCGCACTGCATGCCGACTGGGCACTTGTTGAAGTTGACGGTCTGTTCGGTTTTATTAATACTGAAGGCGCTGAAGTTGTGAAACCTCAATATGAGAAAATTACCGGAGGCGCCGTTTTACAGGGCCTTAGTAATGGTAAATGGGTTGAGATAAAGCATTGA
- a CDS encoding ABC transporter six-transmembrane domain-containing protein, which translates to MLLGLIRKNKGSVSLVLFFVLVENISWIIEPTFFGKLLDALIDKFYLHELADYMWPLILWIAVFIINIMGGTLSRLFNGRIFPRIYAELATQLIYVSKKKKHSAARMVSRAELAKEYVDFLEVRLPDISWQLTATVGAICALFIYDYRIGLVCLFVLLPMFIINAIYRKHVTRLQKDVHDNREEIYKALERRDISQIDQYYRNMVRPQRDIAKWGSFDYGMIKLLLMVVFIVVLFICVDVDKFSTGKIYSIVSYLWTFITSTDYLPGLMESMTSVRDLNERMKEEDEPTKSEAV; encoded by the coding sequence ATGCTGCTAGGACTCATAAGAAAAAACAAAGGCTCCGTTTCACTTGTACTCTTTTTTGTACTTGTTGAAAACATATCCTGGATTATAGAACCGACCTTCTTCGGCAAACTGCTCGATGCGCTTATTGATAAATTCTATCTGCATGAATTGGCCGATTATATGTGGCCGCTGATACTGTGGATTGCTGTTTTTATTATTAATATAATGGGCGGAACACTGAGCCGGTTGTTCAACGGGCGCATTTTCCCACGGATATATGCAGAGCTTGCAACACAACTTATTTATGTTTCAAAGAAAAAGAAACATTCTGCAGCCCGCATGGTAAGCCGGGCAGAACTTGCCAAAGAATATGTTGATTTTCTGGAAGTGCGTTTACCTGATATATCATGGCAGTTAACGGCCACCGTTGGGGCAATCTGCGCCCTTTTCATCTACGACTACCGTATAGGTCTTGTGTGCCTTTTCGTTCTGTTGCCGATGTTTATAATTAATGCAATCTACCGTAAGCATGTTACGCGCCTGCAAAAAGATGTGCATGATAATCGTGAAGAAATCTACAAAGCGCTTGAGCGCCGCGATATTTCACAGATAGACCAGTATTACAGGAATATGGTGCGACCTCAGCGCGATATTGCTAAGTGGGGTTCTTTTGATTATGGCATGATCAAACTTTTGCTGATGGTGGTCTTTATTGTAGTACTGTTTATTTGTGTTGACGTTGACAAGTTCTCTACCGGCAAAATCTATTCTATAGTATCCTACCTTTGGACTTTCATCACATCAACTGATTACCTGCCCGGGTTGATGGAGAGCATGACCTCTGTGCGTGACCTGAATGAAAGGATGAAGGAAGAAGATGAGCCCACAAAATCAGAGGCTGTTTAA
- a CDS encoding T9SS type A sorting domain-containing protein → MKIVKFTLFTALFMFSANIIMAQVYNSVNLTIENGCFLHIDGALNNASGDINNSGTIILTGNYINNGSFTSGNSSFVKMEGAAQNISGSNATTYNNLVVDGSGDKSLFVDARIKGTLDFANNKIIAGNNNVVLMPAATITNASNAKFVVTNGTGALIKNSMPASTNFFFPIGSAVNSYKPVQLNNSGVVDTFSVRVTPGLVPPTSADNSCVQYTWVITETNPGGSNATLKVGWNTVDEGISYIRAQGLFWHNVGGVWLTAPGNPGAVSNSPTTDWRQQTSITDFSSNANKFILSSGTLVDVEENELTAGNTISVYPNPTGSSTTIASSFPLEQVMIMDYSGKVVGNYNNIESNKFVFSADNFADGMYIISASGSNGERKVCKLMISR, encoded by the coding sequence ATGAAAATAGTAAAATTTACATTATTCACCGCGCTGTTCATGTTTTCGGCCAATATTATCATGGCACAGGTCTATAATTCGGTAAACCTGACTATTGAGAATGGATGCTTCCTGCATATCGACGGTGCCCTCAACAATGCATCCGGTGATATCAACAATTCCGGAACTATTATTCTTACCGGCAATTATATTAACAACGGCAGCTTTACTTCAGGTAACAGCAGTTTTGTTAAAATGGAAGGTGCTGCGCAAAATATCAGCGGTTCAAATGCCACAACGTACAATAATCTGGTTGTTGACGGTTCGGGCGACAAGAGCCTGTTTGTTGATGCCCGAATTAAAGGCACACTCGATTTTGCAAATAATAAAATCATTGCAGGAAACAATAATGTTGTGTTAATGCCTGCTGCGACTATTACCAATGCCAGCAATGCCAAATTCGTTGTAACGAACGGAACCGGCGCTCTCATAAAAAACAGCATGCCTGCGTCAACCAACTTCTTTTTTCCCATTGGCAGCGCGGTTAACAGTTATAAACCGGTGCAGTTAAATAATAGTGGGGTAGTTGATACCTTTTCGGTAAGAGTTACACCCGGCCTGGTTCCTCCTACAAGTGCTGATAACAGTTGCGTTCAGTACACCTGGGTGATTACCGAGACCAATCCCGGCGGAAGCAACGCCACACTAAAAGTGGGTTGGAACACGGTAGACGAAGGCATTTCGTATATCCGTGCTCAGGGATTATTCTGGCATAATGTAGGCGGTGTTTGGTTAACTGCTCCCGGAAATCCCGGTGCAGTTTCAAATTCGCCGACTACCGACTGGCGTCAGCAAACTTCAATCACCGATTTCTCGTCCAACGCCAATAAATTTATTTTGAGCAGCGGTACACTGGTTGATGTTGAAGAAAATGAACTTACGGCTGGCAATACAATTTCCGTTTATCCCAATCCAACAGGATCAAGCACTACCATTGCATCTTCTTTCCCCTTAGAGCAAGTAATGATTATGGATTATAGCGGAAAAGTGGTGGGCAATTATAACAATATTGAAAGCAATAAATTTGTCTTCTCTGCCGATAATTTTGCTGACGGTATGTACATTATTTCCGCCAGCGGAAGTAATGGTGAGCGCAAGGTTTGCAAACTCATGATTTCAAGATAA
- a CDS encoding HipA N-terminal domain-containing protein, with protein sequence MRRAEIFMHDLPAGKLLENEDGYVFTYYEAYLKSIETPAVSLTLPKNDKPFESKVMFPFFDGLIPEGWLLDIAQKNWKINQRDRMGLLLACCHDCIGAVKVIEIKAEDEIK encoded by the coding sequence ATGAGAAGAGCTGAAATATTTATGCATGATCTTCCGGCAGGAAAATTGCTGGAAAATGAAGACGGGTATGTATTCACATATTATGAGGCTTATCTGAAGAGTATAGAAACTCCGGCAGTAAGTCTTACATTGCCTAAGAACGACAAGCCATTTGAAAGCAAAGTTATGTTTCCTTTCTTTGATGGCTTGATACCCGAAGGATGGCTTCTAGATATTGCACAAAAAAACTGGAAAATAAATCAGCGTGATAGGATGGGACTATTGTTGGCCTGCTGTCACGATTGTATTGGTGCTGTTAAAGTAATTGAAATAAAAGCTGAAGATGAAATCAAATAG